The following coding sequences are from one Sphingobium sp. Cam5-1 window:
- the murC gene encoding UDP-N-acetylmuramate--L-alanine ligase, which translates to MKGVGTDIGTIHFIGIGGIGMSGIAEVMHNLGYKVQGSDVAEGYVVEGLRKKGIDVMIGHKAENLGDAAVVVTSTAIKKGNPEVDLALEKRVPVIRRAEMLAELMRLKSTVAVAGTHGKTTTTSMVAALLDAGGVDPTVINGGIINSYGSNARLGKSDWMVVEADESDGSFLRLDGTLAVVTNIDPEHLDHYGSFDKVKDAFVEFVENVPFYGAAMLCLDHPEVQAILPRVQDRRIVTYGFSAQADIRGENVQPIPGGNRFDVQIRERDGSLRRIEGVEMPMPGRHNVLNAMAAIGVALQMGIDDATIQTGFAKFGGVKRRFTKVGEIPAGQGVATVIDDYGHHPVEIKAVLAAAREGAKGRVIAVVQPHRFTRLRDLMDEFQQAFNDADVVYAAPVYPAGEQPIEGVDSAELVAGLKRRGHRHAATVEGADDLARVIADDLQADDMIICLGAGDITKWAAGLAPAVAAKEAA; encoded by the coding sequence ATGAAGGGTGTCGGCACCGACATCGGCACGATCCATTTCATCGGCATTGGCGGCATCGGCATGTCCGGCATCGCCGAGGTGATGCACAATCTGGGTTACAAGGTTCAGGGTTCCGACGTGGCCGAGGGCTATGTCGTCGAAGGGCTGCGCAAAAAGGGCATCGACGTGATGATCGGTCATAAGGCCGAAAATCTGGGCGACGCCGCCGTGGTCGTGACGTCGACCGCGATCAAGAAGGGCAATCCGGAAGTCGATCTGGCGCTGGAGAAGCGGGTGCCCGTCATTCGCCGCGCGGAAATGCTGGCCGAGCTGATGCGCCTGAAATCCACGGTCGCTGTCGCGGGCACCCATGGCAAGACCACAACCACCTCGATGGTCGCGGCGCTGCTGGACGCTGGCGGGGTGGACCCGACCGTCATCAACGGCGGCATCATCAACAGCTATGGCTCCAACGCCCGCCTTGGCAAAAGCGACTGGATGGTGGTGGAGGCCGATGAGAGCGACGGCAGCTTCCTGCGCTTGGACGGCACGTTGGCGGTCGTCACCAACATCGATCCCGAGCATCTCGACCATTATGGCAGCTTCGACAAGGTGAAGGACGCCTTCGTCGAGTTTGTCGAAAATGTGCCCTTCTACGGCGCGGCGATGCTCTGCCTTGACCATCCGGAGGTGCAGGCAATCCTGCCGCGTGTGCAGGACCGGCGCATCGTCACCTATGGTTTCTCGGCCCAGGCCGATATTCGCGGCGAAAATGTGCAGCCCATCCCCGGCGGCAACCGCTTCGATGTGCAAATCCGCGAGCGCGACGGTTCGCTCCGCCGGATCGAAGGTGTCGAAATGCCGATGCCCGGCCGCCATAATGTGCTGAACGCCATGGCGGCGATCGGCGTGGCGCTGCAGATGGGCATCGATGACGCGACGATCCAGACGGGCTTTGCCAAGTTCGGCGGGGTGAAGCGCCGCTTTACCAAGGTTGGCGAAATCCCAGCGGGGCAGGGGGTCGCGACCGTCATCGACGATTATGGCCACCACCCGGTCGAGATCAAGGCGGTGCTCGCCGCCGCGCGCGAGGGCGCCAAGGGCCGCGTCATCGCCGTGGTTCAGCCGCATCGCTTCACGCGCCTCCGCGACCTGATGGACGAGTTCCAGCAGGCGTTCAACGATGCCGATGTCGTTTATGCCGCCCCCGTCTATCCGGCCGGGGAACAGCCGATCGAAGGCGTGGACAGCGCCGAGCTGGTCGCGGGCCTGAAGCGTCGGGGGCATCGCCACGCCGCGACGGTCGAGGGCGCGGATGATCT